A single genomic interval of Helianthus annuus cultivar XRQ/B chromosome 13, HanXRQr2.0-SUNRISE, whole genome shotgun sequence harbors:
- the LOC110899050 gene encoding protein FORGETTER 1 isoform X1, with translation MEPPPLSPSLPLAPPQPPLQPQPPPPPSVSSLPIHYPIPMEPPPISLSLPLAPPQPPPPPQQPLPPPPPPPQLHNSSVNGNYKFRCAGCGKKSTVGPGMTEFVCRKCHLTQVLPPDLVRPPAPVQVPCVNCKAMVYVPHGLARFACPNCNTEVAAPPPPEEVNEVAIEVEREEDGGGVVGETFTDYRPPKMSIGPPHPDPIVETSSLAAVQPPEPTYDLKTKNYLEATKALSCLQIETLVYACQRHLQHLDNGTRAGFFIGDGAGVGKGRTVAGLIWENWQHGRRKALWISVGSDLKFDARRDLDDVGATCVKVHALNKLSYSKLDSKSVGIKDGVVFSTYSTLIASTENGRSRLKQLVQWCGSEYDGLIVFDECHKAKNLVPEVKGQATQTGKAVVELQARLPEARVVYCSATGASEPRNLGYMVRLGLWGAGTSFVDFTEFLDAMNKGGVGALELVAMDMKARGMYVCRTLSYKGSEFEVVEVPLEAKMTEIYKKAAEFWADLRVELLSASELVFEEKAKSAMRWRLYWGSHQRFFRSVCMSAKVPAVVSLTKQALIENKCVVIGLQSTGEARTEDAVTKYGTELDDFISGPRELLLKFVEENYPLPDKPQSPPVEDNVKELQRKRHSANPDVSFKGRVRKAVKREPASEDESGEESEWEPPSDDETAEESDSDSDYASEKSDAESVDRSHARHPYSAELLKRYETAVEHKSKLLDTIRTFDLPNNPLDELIDQLGGPDNVAEITGRRGMLVRASNGKGVTYQFRNTKDVTTEMVNMHEKRLFMDGKKLVAIISEAGSAGVSLQADRRALNQKRRVHVTLELPWSADRAIQQFGRTHRSNQTSAPEYRLLFTNLGGERRFASVVAKRLASLGALTQGDRRAGPSLSAFNYDSLYGKHALYKMYSGIMEQDSFPVVPPNCSFENPHTIQDFIETAKAALVSIGIIRDTVVDENGKVSRKLRGRIADPDWNDVGRFLNRLLGLPPEIQNRLFELFVSTFDHLLNKARLEGHLDTGIVDFKANTIELQGTPKIVHTDHMSGSSTVLYTFVMDRGITWEAASALLNEKQKDVSGSSASGFYESKREWLGRRHFLLAIESSPGTFKIFRPATGETTREMPITELKDKYRKPKSLEKVQREWEDEYEVSSKQCMHGPKCKIRSFCTVGKRIQEVNLLGGLILPIWGTISKALSKQSRKAHQRLRVVGIETTTDNERVVGLLVPNAAVESVLKDLGI, from the exons ATGGAACCGCCACCGCTTTCACCTTCTCTTCCACTcgcaccaccacaaccaccactgcaaccgcaaccaccaccaccaccatcggtTTCATCTCTCCCTATACACTATCCGATACCAATGGAACCGCCACCGATTTCACTTTCTCTTCCACTcgcaccaccacaaccaccaccaccaccacaacaaccactaccaccaccaccaccaccaccgcaacTTCACAATTCTTCTGTTAACGGCAACTACAAATTTCGTTGCGCTGGTTGTGGAAAGAAATCGACGGTTGGACCGGGGATGACCGAGTTTGTATGTCGTAAATGTCACTTGACGCAAGTGTTGCCGCCAGATCTGGTACGACCACCGGCACCGGTTCAAGTTCCGTGCGTTAACTGTAAGGCTATGGTTTATGTTCCTCATGGTTTAGCACGATTTGCGTGCCCTAACTGCAATACGGAAGTTGCAGCTCCTCCACCTCCTGAGGAAGTCAACGAG GTAGCTATTGAAGTGGAACGAGAAGAAGATGGTGGAGGCGTTGTGGGAGAAACATTTACCGACTAT CGCCCACCAAAGATGTCTATCGGTCCTCCACATCCAGATCCTATTGTGGAAACCTCTTCTTTAGCTGCAGTACAACCGCCTGAACCCACATACGATCTTAAAACAAAGAATTACTTGGAAGCTACAAAAGCACTATCTTGTCTGCAGATTGAGACACTAGTTTATGCCTGCCAG AGACACCTTCAGCACCTTGATAATGGCACCCGGGCAGGATTCTTTATAGGAGATGGAGCTGGTGTCGGTAAAGGACGTACGGTTGCGGGGCTTATTTGGGAGAATTGGCAGCATGGGAGGAGAAAAGCACT GTGGATTTCGGTTGGGTCAGACTTAAAGTTTGATGCAAGAAGAGATTTGGATGATGTTGGAGCAACGTGTGTTAAAG TGCATGCCTTGAACAAACTCTCCTATTCCAAGCTTGATTCCAAGTCTGTTGGGATTAAAGACGGTGTTGTTTTCTCGACATATAGCACTCTTATAGCTTCTACTGAGAATGGCCGCTCTCGGTTAAAGCAGCTTGTGCAGTGGTGTGGATCAGAATATGATGGGCTAATCGTATTTGATGAG TGCCACAAGGCCAAAAATTTGGTTCCTGAAGTAAAAGGACAAGCAACACAAACGGGTAAAGCAGTTGTTGAACTTCAG GCGCGGCTTCCGGAAGCACGCGTTGTTTATTGTTCTGCAACTGGTGCATCAGAACCCAGAAATCTGGGTTATATGGTCCGGCTTGGTCTTTGGGGAGCTGGAACTTCTTTTGTGGATTTTACTGAATTTCTAG ATGCTATGAACAAAGGAGGAGTGGGGGCACTTGAACTTGTTGCAATGGACATGAAAGCAAG AGGGATGTATGTATGTCGCACTCTGAGCTATAAAGGATCTGAGTTTGAAGTTGTTGAGGTTCCACTGGAGGCTAAAATGACG GAGATATACAAAAAAGCTGCTGAATTTTGGGCTGATTTGAGGGTGGAATTGCTATCTGCAAGTGAACTTGTTTTTGAGGAGAAGGCTAAGTCAGCTATGCGGTGGAGACTATACTGGGGAAGCCATCAG CGTTTCTTTAGGTCTGTATGCATGTCAGCAAAGGTGCCTGCTGTTGTAAGCCTTACTAAGCAGGCGTTAATAGAAAACAAGTGCGTGGTCATTGGTCTTCAGAGCACCGGGGAGGCAAGAACAGAGGATGCAGTAACAAAATAT GGGACTGAACTTGATGATTTTATTTCTGGACCTCGTGAGCTGTTACTTAAATTTGTTGAAGAAAACTATCCTCTACCTGACAAGCCTCAATCTCCGCCAG TTGAAGATAATGTGAAGGAACTTCAGCGTAAGAGGCACTCAGCAAATCCTGATGTTTCATTTAAAGGGAGGGTTAGGAAAGCTGTAAAACGGGAACCTGCAAGTGAGGATGAGAGCGGTGAAGAGTCAGAATGGGAACCTCCAAGTGACGATGAGACTGCTGAAGAGTCAGATT CTGATTCTGACTATGCATCTGAGAAATCTGATGCTGAATCTGTGGACCGCTCTCACGCAAGACATCCGTATTCAGCAGAATTACTAAAAAG ATATGAAACTGCCGTAGAGCATAAGTCAAAGCTTTTGGACACAATTCGTACTTTTGACCTTCCAAACAATCCATTGGATGAACTCATTGATCAG CTTGGAGGCCCTGATAATGTTGCAGAAATAACAGGAAGACGAGGTATGCTTGTTAGGGCCTCCAATGGAAAAGGAGTCACTTATCAGTTCCGTAACAC AAAGGATGTAACTACGGAAATGGTCAACATGCATGAAAAACGACTTTTCATGGACGGTAAGAAACTGGTTGCTATTATTTCTGAAGCTGGATCAGCAGGCGTTTCTTTGCAGGCTGATAGAAGAGCACTAAACCAG AAAAGAAGGGTCCATGTAACTTTAGAACTACCTTGGAGTGCTGATCGTGCAATACAGCAATTTGGGAGGACTCACCGTTCAAATCAAACGTCTGCACCTGAGTACAG GTTACTGTTTACAAATCTTGGAGGTGAACGGCGATTTGCTTCCGTTGTAGCAAAGCGACTAGCGTCACTTGGAGCTTTGACACAGGGTGATCGACG GGCTGGACCATCTCTTAGCGCCTTTAATTATGATAGTTTGTATGGGAAACATGCGTTGTATAAGATGTATAGCGGAATTATGGAACAG GATTCTTTTCCAGTTGTGCCACCAAACTGTTCATTCGAAAATCCCCATACAATCCAAGATTTTATTGAAACGGCCAAAGCTGCTCTTGTTTCTATTGGCATTATTAGGGATACAGTTGTTGATG AAAATGGCAAGGTTTCTCGGAAGCTTCGTGGCCGCATAGCTGATCCAGATTGGAATGATGTTGGACGTTTTCTGAATCGGCTTTTAGGATTACCACCAGAGATCCAAAACAG GCTTTTTGAATTGTTTGTTAGCACCTTTGATCATCTTCTTAACAAGGCACGTCTCGAAGGACATTTAGATACCGGCATTGTTGATTTCAAAGCTAACACTATCGAGCTACAAGGAACTCCAAAG ATTGTTCATACTGATCATATGTCTGGGTCGTCCACCGTACTATACACTTTTGTTATGGATCGTGGTATTACCTGGGAG GCCGCATCTGCTTTGCTTAATGAGAAACAAAAAGACGTGTCGGGTTCGTCTGCTAGCGGGTTTTATGAGTCTAAGAGAGAATGGCTTGGGAGAAGACACTTTCTTTTGGCAATTGAAAG CTCTCCTGGAACATTCAAGATATTTCGTCCTGCTACTGGAGAAACGACCCG GGAAATGCCCATAACCGAGCTGAAGGACAAGTACAGAAAGCCGAAGTCATTAGAAAAGGTGCAACGTGAATGGGAGGACGAATATGAAGTTTCATCCAAGCAG TGCATGCATGGTCCAAAGTGTAAGATTAGAAGCTTTTGTACAGTTGGCAAAAGAATACAAGAAGTAAATTTACTTGGTGGCTTGATTCTTCCTATCTGGGGAACAATCTCAAAGGCCCTATCCAAACAG TCCCGCAAAGCCCATCAACGACTGCGTGTTGTGGGCATTGAGACAACAACCGATAATGAAAGAgttgttggacttcttgttcccaATGCAGCAGTAGAATCCGTACTTaaag ATTTAGGCATCTAG
- the LOC110899049 gene encoding uncharacterized protein LOC110899049, with translation MSILWEKSSAWRWLVRKTRDSKPFFFGFATVCAVVPGVVGYYVMQFTNSRNDQLEAQLRRDARPDTLLMGKVNKERLGEFLGELQRKEDTNDRYVAALKGETLTRNPYIRVQPVNPSQADK, from the exons ATGTCGATACTGTGGGAGAAAAGCTCCGCATGGCGATGGCTAGTGAGGAAAACACGAGACTCCAAGCCCTTTTTCTTCGGTTTCGCCACCGTCTGTGCGGTGGTCCCCGGTGTCGTCGGCTATTACGTCATGCAGTTCACCAATTCACGCAACGATCAGCTCGAAGCACAGCTCCGTCGTGATGCTCGCCCCGATACCCTA TTGATGGGAAAAGTGAACAAAGAGAGGCTGGGAGAGTTCCTCGGGGAGCTGCAGAGGAAGGAAGATACGAATGATAGGTACGTTGCTGCTTTGAAGGGGGAAACCTTAACCAGAAATCCATACATCAGAGTTCAACCCGTCAACCCCTCTCAAGCCGACAAATGA
- the LOC110899050 gene encoding protein FORGETTER 1 isoform X2, which translates to MEPPPLSPSLPLAPPQPPLQPQPPPPPSVSSLPIHYPIPMEPPPISLSLPLAPPQPPPPPQQPLPPPPPPPQLHNSSVNGNYKFRCAGCGKKSTVGPGMTEFVCRKCHLTQVLPPDLVRPPAPVQVPCVNCKAMVYVPHGLARFACPNCNTEVAAPPPPEEVNEVAIEVEREEDGGGVVGETFTDYRPPKMSIGPPHPDPIVETSSLAAVQPPEPTYDLKTKNYLEATKALSCLQIETLVYACQRHLQHLDNGTRAGFFIGDGAGVGKGRTVAGLIWENWQHGRRKALWISVGSDLKFDARRDLDDVGATCVKVHALNKLSYSKLDSKSVGIKDGVVFSTYSTLIASTENGRSRLKQLVQWCGSEYDGLIVFDECHKAKNLVPEVKGQATQTGKAVVELQARLPEARVVYCSATGASEPRNLGYMVRLGLWGAGTSFVDFTEFLDAMNKGGVGALELVAMDMKARGMYVCRTLSYKGSEFEVVEVPLEAKMTEIYKKAAEFWADLRVELLSASELVFEEKAKSAMRWRLYWGSHQRFFRSVCMSAKVPAVVSLTKQALIENKCVVIGLQSTGEARTEDAVTKYGTELDDFISGPRELLLKFVEENYPLPDKPQSPPDNVKELQRKRHSANPDVSFKGRVRKAVKREPASEDESGEESEWEPPSDDETAEESDSDSDYASEKSDAESVDRSHARHPYSAELLKRYETAVEHKSKLLDTIRTFDLPNNPLDELIDQLGGPDNVAEITGRRGMLVRASNGKGVTYQFRNTKDVTTEMVNMHEKRLFMDGKKLVAIISEAGSAGVSLQADRRALNQKRRVHVTLELPWSADRAIQQFGRTHRSNQTSAPEYRLLFTNLGGERRFASVVAKRLASLGALTQGDRRAGPSLSAFNYDSLYGKHALYKMYSGIMEQDSFPVVPPNCSFENPHTIQDFIETAKAALVSIGIIRDTVVDENGKVSRKLRGRIADPDWNDVGRFLNRLLGLPPEIQNRLFELFVSTFDHLLNKARLEGHLDTGIVDFKANTIELQGTPKIVHTDHMSGSSTVLYTFVMDRGITWEAASALLNEKQKDVSGSSASGFYESKREWLGRRHFLLAIESSPGTFKIFRPATGETTREMPITELKDKYRKPKSLEKVQREWEDEYEVSSKQCMHGPKCKIRSFCTVGKRIQEVNLLGGLILPIWGTISKALSKQSRKAHQRLRVVGIETTTDNERVVGLLVPNAAVESVLKDLGI; encoded by the exons ATGGAACCGCCACCGCTTTCACCTTCTCTTCCACTcgcaccaccacaaccaccactgcaaccgcaaccaccaccaccaccatcggtTTCATCTCTCCCTATACACTATCCGATACCAATGGAACCGCCACCGATTTCACTTTCTCTTCCACTcgcaccaccacaaccaccaccaccaccacaacaaccactaccaccaccaccaccaccaccgcaacTTCACAATTCTTCTGTTAACGGCAACTACAAATTTCGTTGCGCTGGTTGTGGAAAGAAATCGACGGTTGGACCGGGGATGACCGAGTTTGTATGTCGTAAATGTCACTTGACGCAAGTGTTGCCGCCAGATCTGGTACGACCACCGGCACCGGTTCAAGTTCCGTGCGTTAACTGTAAGGCTATGGTTTATGTTCCTCATGGTTTAGCACGATTTGCGTGCCCTAACTGCAATACGGAAGTTGCAGCTCCTCCACCTCCTGAGGAAGTCAACGAG GTAGCTATTGAAGTGGAACGAGAAGAAGATGGTGGAGGCGTTGTGGGAGAAACATTTACCGACTAT CGCCCACCAAAGATGTCTATCGGTCCTCCACATCCAGATCCTATTGTGGAAACCTCTTCTTTAGCTGCAGTACAACCGCCTGAACCCACATACGATCTTAAAACAAAGAATTACTTGGAAGCTACAAAAGCACTATCTTGTCTGCAGATTGAGACACTAGTTTATGCCTGCCAG AGACACCTTCAGCACCTTGATAATGGCACCCGGGCAGGATTCTTTATAGGAGATGGAGCTGGTGTCGGTAAAGGACGTACGGTTGCGGGGCTTATTTGGGAGAATTGGCAGCATGGGAGGAGAAAAGCACT GTGGATTTCGGTTGGGTCAGACTTAAAGTTTGATGCAAGAAGAGATTTGGATGATGTTGGAGCAACGTGTGTTAAAG TGCATGCCTTGAACAAACTCTCCTATTCCAAGCTTGATTCCAAGTCTGTTGGGATTAAAGACGGTGTTGTTTTCTCGACATATAGCACTCTTATAGCTTCTACTGAGAATGGCCGCTCTCGGTTAAAGCAGCTTGTGCAGTGGTGTGGATCAGAATATGATGGGCTAATCGTATTTGATGAG TGCCACAAGGCCAAAAATTTGGTTCCTGAAGTAAAAGGACAAGCAACACAAACGGGTAAAGCAGTTGTTGAACTTCAG GCGCGGCTTCCGGAAGCACGCGTTGTTTATTGTTCTGCAACTGGTGCATCAGAACCCAGAAATCTGGGTTATATGGTCCGGCTTGGTCTTTGGGGAGCTGGAACTTCTTTTGTGGATTTTACTGAATTTCTAG ATGCTATGAACAAAGGAGGAGTGGGGGCACTTGAACTTGTTGCAATGGACATGAAAGCAAG AGGGATGTATGTATGTCGCACTCTGAGCTATAAAGGATCTGAGTTTGAAGTTGTTGAGGTTCCACTGGAGGCTAAAATGACG GAGATATACAAAAAAGCTGCTGAATTTTGGGCTGATTTGAGGGTGGAATTGCTATCTGCAAGTGAACTTGTTTTTGAGGAGAAGGCTAAGTCAGCTATGCGGTGGAGACTATACTGGGGAAGCCATCAG CGTTTCTTTAGGTCTGTATGCATGTCAGCAAAGGTGCCTGCTGTTGTAAGCCTTACTAAGCAGGCGTTAATAGAAAACAAGTGCGTGGTCATTGGTCTTCAGAGCACCGGGGAGGCAAGAACAGAGGATGCAGTAACAAAATAT GGGACTGAACTTGATGATTTTATTTCTGGACCTCGTGAGCTGTTACTTAAATTTGTTGAAGAAAACTATCCTCTACCTGACAAGCCTCAATCTCCGCCAG ATAATGTGAAGGAACTTCAGCGTAAGAGGCACTCAGCAAATCCTGATGTTTCATTTAAAGGGAGGGTTAGGAAAGCTGTAAAACGGGAACCTGCAAGTGAGGATGAGAGCGGTGAAGAGTCAGAATGGGAACCTCCAAGTGACGATGAGACTGCTGAAGAGTCAGATT CTGATTCTGACTATGCATCTGAGAAATCTGATGCTGAATCTGTGGACCGCTCTCACGCAAGACATCCGTATTCAGCAGAATTACTAAAAAG ATATGAAACTGCCGTAGAGCATAAGTCAAAGCTTTTGGACACAATTCGTACTTTTGACCTTCCAAACAATCCATTGGATGAACTCATTGATCAG CTTGGAGGCCCTGATAATGTTGCAGAAATAACAGGAAGACGAGGTATGCTTGTTAGGGCCTCCAATGGAAAAGGAGTCACTTATCAGTTCCGTAACAC AAAGGATGTAACTACGGAAATGGTCAACATGCATGAAAAACGACTTTTCATGGACGGTAAGAAACTGGTTGCTATTATTTCTGAAGCTGGATCAGCAGGCGTTTCTTTGCAGGCTGATAGAAGAGCACTAAACCAG AAAAGAAGGGTCCATGTAACTTTAGAACTACCTTGGAGTGCTGATCGTGCAATACAGCAATTTGGGAGGACTCACCGTTCAAATCAAACGTCTGCACCTGAGTACAG GTTACTGTTTACAAATCTTGGAGGTGAACGGCGATTTGCTTCCGTTGTAGCAAAGCGACTAGCGTCACTTGGAGCTTTGACACAGGGTGATCGACG GGCTGGACCATCTCTTAGCGCCTTTAATTATGATAGTTTGTATGGGAAACATGCGTTGTATAAGATGTATAGCGGAATTATGGAACAG GATTCTTTTCCAGTTGTGCCACCAAACTGTTCATTCGAAAATCCCCATACAATCCAAGATTTTATTGAAACGGCCAAAGCTGCTCTTGTTTCTATTGGCATTATTAGGGATACAGTTGTTGATG AAAATGGCAAGGTTTCTCGGAAGCTTCGTGGCCGCATAGCTGATCCAGATTGGAATGATGTTGGACGTTTTCTGAATCGGCTTTTAGGATTACCACCAGAGATCCAAAACAG GCTTTTTGAATTGTTTGTTAGCACCTTTGATCATCTTCTTAACAAGGCACGTCTCGAAGGACATTTAGATACCGGCATTGTTGATTTCAAAGCTAACACTATCGAGCTACAAGGAACTCCAAAG ATTGTTCATACTGATCATATGTCTGGGTCGTCCACCGTACTATACACTTTTGTTATGGATCGTGGTATTACCTGGGAG GCCGCATCTGCTTTGCTTAATGAGAAACAAAAAGACGTGTCGGGTTCGTCTGCTAGCGGGTTTTATGAGTCTAAGAGAGAATGGCTTGGGAGAAGACACTTTCTTTTGGCAATTGAAAG CTCTCCTGGAACATTCAAGATATTTCGTCCTGCTACTGGAGAAACGACCCG GGAAATGCCCATAACCGAGCTGAAGGACAAGTACAGAAAGCCGAAGTCATTAGAAAAGGTGCAACGTGAATGGGAGGACGAATATGAAGTTTCATCCAAGCAG TGCATGCATGGTCCAAAGTGTAAGATTAGAAGCTTTTGTACAGTTGGCAAAAGAATACAAGAAGTAAATTTACTTGGTGGCTTGATTCTTCCTATCTGGGGAACAATCTCAAAGGCCCTATCCAAACAG TCCCGCAAAGCCCATCAACGACTGCGTGTTGTGGGCATTGAGACAACAACCGATAATGAAAGAgttgttggacttcttgttcccaATGCAGCAGTAGAATCCGTACTTaaag ATTTAGGCATCTAG